GAGGCAGCGCGGTGAGCCGGGCACGGATGTCCTCGGTGTCCTCGCGCGGCGGGGCCGCCGCCTCCTGCGGGGCGTCCCCGGTCACCTGGCTGAAGAACGGGAGGTGACGGCCCGCCGGCGGAACCCAGGTGTCCGGCGGGCCGGGGAGCACCCCGGTCTGCACCCGCCGGTGGGCCAGCAGCGTCCGCAGCGCCGCCAGGCCGTGGTCCGTGGGAATGGTGCGGTATCCGCGGCGGCTGAAGTCGGTGGCGACCCCGATCTCGCCCCACGGCCCCCAGTTGACCGCCACGGTGGGCAGCCCCTGTCCGGAGCGCCAGGCCGCGAACCCGTCGAGCCAGGAGTTCGCCGCCGCATAGGCGCCCTGGCCGGGGTTGCCCAGCAGCGAGGCCATCGAGGAGAACGCCGCGAACCAGTCCAGCGCGTGCCCCTCCGTGGCGTGGTGGAGATGCCAGGCGCCGACGACCTTGGGCATCCAGACCCGTTCCAGCTGGTCGTCGTTGACGTTGGTGATCACGGCGTCGTCCAGCACCATGGCGCAGTGCACCACCCCGCGCAGCGGGAATCCCTCGGTCACCGCCGTGGACACCAGCCGCTGGGCGACATCAGGATCGGCGATGTCGCCCAGGACCACCGACACCTTGGTGGTCCGGCCGATCACCGTGGCGAGCGTCCGGGCGACCTCGGGGGTCGGGGCGCTACGGCCGTTGAGCACCACATGGCCGGCGCCGTGTGCCGCGAGCCAGGTCGCGGTGGCCAGGCCCAGGCCGCGCAGTCCGCCGGTGACGATATAGGCACCGCCCTCCTCCACGGGCATGTCCCTTTCGGGCAGCACCGCGGGGGCGTCGCCCTCGTCGGGCACGGTCAGCACCAGCTTTCCGATGTGGTCGGCGGCCGCCATGGTGCGGAAGGCCGTGGTGGCCTGCGGCAGCGGATACTCCGTGCAGTGCAGGGGCTTGAGCCGGCCCTCCTCGAACGCACCGAGCACCTCCTTCCACACCGAGTCGAAGGTGTCGGGGCGGTTCTGGTGCAGCTCGATGAGGTCGACGGTGCTCAGGGTGACGTTGTGCCGCAGCGGCAGCATGCCCAGGGGAGCGTCCGCCATGATGTCGCGCACCCCCAGCTCCACGAACCGGCCGAAGGGGCGCAGCGTCTCCAGGCCCGTGCGGATGGCCGCTCCGGACAGGGAGTTGAGGACGACATCGACGCCCTCGCCGTTCGTCGCCTCGCGGGTGCGTACGCCGAATTCCAGCGTGCGGGAATCCATCACATGGCGGATGCCCATGCCCCGCAGGAAGCGGCGTTTGTCCTCGCTGCCGGCCGTGGCCAGCACCTCGGCGCCCAGCAGCCGGGCCACCGCGATCGCCGCCAGACCGGTACCGCCGGTGGCCGAGTGGATCAGCACGCGTTCCCCGGCGGCGAGCCGGGCGACCGAGCGCAGCGCGTACCAGGCCGTCAGGAACGCGATCGGCAGGCCGGCCGCGGCCACCGGTTCGATGCCGAACGGGATGGGGGCGACCGCGCCGGCCGGGAGCGTGAGGAAGGAGCCGAAGGCCCCGCCCCGCAGATCGACGGCGATCACCTCGTCCCCGGCCTGGAGACGCTCCACGCCGGCGCCGACCGCGCTCACCACACCGGAGCATTCGAATCCGATGCGGTAGCGGACGTCCGTGTCGCCGGGGAGCAGGCCCATGGCCGTGAGCACATCGCGGAAGTTCAAGCCGGTGGCGGTGACCCGCACCTCGACCTCACCGGGGGCCGGCGTGCGGCGGCCGGTGGCGGCGTACTCCAGGCTCGACAGGTCGCCCAGCCGGCCCGCGCGCAGCCGGAAGCCGTCGACCCCGTAGCGCACCGTGCACGGGGTGGCGGCCAGGTCCTCCCCGCCGTCCGGCACGGCATGTTCCAGGCGGGCGACGTGCCGGCTGCCCGCACGCAGGGCGACCTCGTCGTCGTCCGTGTCCGCGAGCAGTTCCAGGGCCACTTCCTCGGGATCGGCGTCGTGCGGGTCGGCGTCCACCAGCACCGGCCGGATCTCGGGGTGTTCGAGCGCGCCGACCCGCAGCAGTCCGCGCACCGCGCTCTGGCCGAGGTCGACCTCGTCGTCCGGCAGCACGCTGCGGGCGCCGCGCGTGACGACGTACAGGCGGGGCGACGCGGTGGTGGCGGTGATCGCCTGGAGGGCACCGAGCAGCCGGCGGGTGCGCCACAAGGACTGCACGGTCGGCTCCCCGCCCTCGGCGCGGCCGCACACCAGCACCACCCCGCGCGGGGTTTCGAGGGTGGCGGCCAGCCGTCCGGTGAGAGCGTCGCGGAACGCGCCGAGCGAGGTGTCGTCGAGCGGGCGGTCCCAGACCACCGTGCGGGCGTAGCGGGCCCGTAGTGCGGCGGCCAACGCCTGGGCCGACCCGTCCGCTTCGCCCACGATGACCCAGCTGCCCGGTGCGTGGCCCCCGTCCGGGGTCGCACGGGGTGCGGACTGCCAGCCGATGTCGAGGAGCCAGTCGTCGACCTTCGGGGCCTCGCGCACGACCCGCCGTGCGAAGCGCAGACCGTTGACGACGAGGACCACGGCGCCGCTGTCGTCCAGGAGGCGCACATTGGCCACGATGGCCTGCGGGGTGATCTCGCTGACGTGCGCGTGGCAGTACACGCCGCTCGCGGGATCGCCGGCGATGCGCACCGCCTGCATGCTGACCGGCAGCACCAGTGCCGGGTCGTCCTCGTCGATCAGGGGCGCCACGGCGAGCTGGGCACAGACGTCGAGGAGGACGGGGTGGACCGGCAGACCGGGCGGCGGGGTGCAGGCCTGGGGCGGCACCCCGACCTTGGCCCAGAAGCTGTCGTTGTGGCGGCCGGTGTGCAGTTCGAGGACACCGGTGAACGCCGGGCCGTGCTCCAGGCCGCGCCGGCGCAGGCTGTCGTAGAGCGCGGCCGGCTCCAGGGACACCGGGTGGCGCAGGCTCATGGCGTCGACGGATCTCGGCCGCAGTTCGGGCCGCACGCTCAGCCGGTGCAGCACCGCGTCGGCCTGCACCTCCCACGCGCCGTCCTCGTTGCGGGCGAGGATCTCGCACCGTGCCCGGTCCGGTGCCGTCATCGTGACGGTGGTGGACACCTCGGTGTCCGGGCCCAGCCGCAGCAGTTGCCGGAAATGGACGTCGGTGATCTCCACCTCGTCCGGTGCCGCGCCGAAGACCTCGCAGGCGGCGGAGAGCGCCAGGCCGCAGTGCGCCGCGCCGGGGAAGACCGCGTTGCCGTGCACCCGGTGGTCCCCGAGCCAGGGCAGCGCCTCGGTGCCGGTGCCGGCGCGCCAGCAGTGCCGTACGGGTTCGCCGGGGAATTCGGTGTGGTGGCCGGGCAGCGGGGCCCCGGGCACGTCGGCGGCGTCCGCGGGCGGGGCGGCGTCGGCCCAGTGGTGGCGGCGGTCGAAGGTGACGGTGGGGGCGTCCACGAGGCTGCCCTCGCCGTAGAGCTGCCGCCAGTTCACCGGCACCGCGGCGCAGTGCAGCGCGGCGAGCTGGGTGCGGAAGGTGGCCTGCTCGTCCTCCTCGCGGCGCAGGGTCGGCAGCACGACGGGCTCCGCGACGAGACCGGCGAGGCTCCGCTCGACGGAGTGGGTGACCACAGGGTGCGGCGAGACCTCGGTATAGACCACATGCCGGTCGGCCGCGGCGGCCGCGACCGCCTCGGCGAAGCGCACCGGGCGGCGCAGGTTGTCGCACCAGTAGTCGGCGTCGAAGGCCGGCGTCTCACCGGCGTCGACGACCGTCGAGTAGAACGGCACCTTGGGCGACCGGGGGTCGAGACCGGCCAGGGCCGACCGCAGGGCCGGCAGCACCGGGTCCACCAGCGGGCAGTGCGAGGCGACGTCCACGGCGATCGGGAACACCGGGATCTTCCGGGCCTCCCAGGCGGCGGCCAGCCGGCTCACCTCCGTGGTCCGTCCGGCCACAACGGTGGAATCGGGCGCGGAGAGGACGGCGACCGACACGGTGTCGGCCGCGCTGTCCGCGAGTTCCGCCCGCACCGTGGCGGCGTCCAGGCCGACGCTCAGCATGCTGCCGGAGCCGGCGATATCGCTCAGCAGCCCGGAGCGCCGGCAGATCACCCGGACCCCGTCGGCCAGGGTCAGCGCGCCGGCCACCACCGCCGCCGCGACCTCGCCCATGGAATGGCCGATCACCGCGGCGGGTTCGACGCCGTAGGAGCGCCAGGTGGCGGCGAGGGCGATCTGGAGGGCGAACAGGACCGGCTGCACCGTGCCGCACCCGTGGACGGGCCGGCCGTGCCGCACCACGTCGAGCACCGAGACCTCGCTCTGCGCCCGGATGAGCTCGTCGACCTCGGTCAGCGCGTCGAGAAACGCCGGTTCGGTCTTCAGCAGCCCGCGCCCCATGCCGGGCCACTGGGAGCCCTGGCCGGAGAAGACCCACACCGGCTGCCGCTCCACGGCGGCGCCCACCGCGCCGGTCACGACCGCCG
This Streptomyces decoyicus DNA region includes the following protein-coding sequences:
- a CDS encoding type I polyketide synthase — translated: MSNDMHGPTAETSPTRQTEQIAVIGMGCRLPGDTDSPAALWHLLVEERDAVGELPAERRRLVPEDSPGPGSRAPTPRQGGFLREVTGFDAAFFGVSGREADVLDPQHRLLLEVTWEALEHAGLPPDRMNGTSTGVFAGISYSDYMDRLAGQPQELEGSILTNGHCVAAGRISYLLGLQGPCVALDTACSSSLVAVHMARQALSAGECDLALAGGVTLSFQPRVTRSFARMGMLSAGGRCRTFDADADGFVRGEGCGVVVLKRLRDAVRDGDRVLAVLRGSATNQDGSSEGLAAPSVTAQTALYLEALGQSGVDPRDVGMVETHGTGTPVGDPIEFASLAEVYGNGPGRCALTSVKTNVGHLEPAAGVTGLIKSVLCLQRGTIPANLHFRRWNPAISAAGTRFFVPTELSAWPLRTPTRLAAVSSFGFSGTNAHVVLEQAPERPAARHQGSGRPAQGASEVFLVSAGSPDVLPDAATRLADWMEGDGANVPLRDLAHTLALRRCAGHGRLGVVTSTRRELIGSLRSFAAGQRHPAVVTGAVGAAVERQPVWVFSGQGSQWPGMGRGLLKTEPAFLDALTEVDELIRAQSEVSVLDVVRHGRPVHGCGTVQPVLFALQIALAATWRSYGVEPAAVIGHSMGEVAAAVVAGALTLADGVRVICRRSGLLSDIAGSGSMLSVGLDAATVRAELADSAADTVSVAVLSAPDSTVVAGRTTEVSRLAAAWEARKIPVFPIAVDVASHCPLVDPVLPALRSALAGLDPRSPKVPFYSTVVDAGETPAFDADYWCDNLRRPVRFAEAVAAAAADRHVVYTEVSPHPVVTHSVERSLAGLVAEPVVLPTLRREEDEQATFRTQLAALHCAAVPVNWRQLYGEGSLVDAPTVTFDRRHHWADAAPPADAADVPGAPLPGHHTEFPGEPVRHCWRAGTGTEALPWLGDHRVHGNAVFPGAAHCGLALSAACEVFGAAPDEVEITDVHFRQLLRLGPDTEVSTTVTMTAPDRARCEILARNEDGAWEVQADAVLHRLSVRPELRPRSVDAMSLRHPVSLEPAALYDSLRRRGLEHGPAFTGVLELHTGRHNDSFWAKVGVPPQACTPPPGLPVHPVLLDVCAQLAVAPLIDEDDPALVLPVSMQAVRIAGDPASGVYCHAHVSEITPQAIVANVRLLDDSGAVVLVVNGLRFARRVVREAPKVDDWLLDIGWQSAPRATPDGGHAPGSWVIVGEADGSAQALAAALRARYARTVVWDRPLDDTSLGAFRDALTGRLAATLETPRGVVLVCGRAEGGEPTVQSLWRTRRLLGALQAITATTASPRLYVVTRGARSVLPDDEVDLGQSAVRGLLRVGALEHPEIRPVLVDADPHDADPEEVALELLADTDDDEVALRAGSRHVARLEHAVPDGGEDLAATPCTVRYGVDGFRLRAGRLGDLSSLEYAATGRRTPAPGEVEVRVTATGLNFRDVLTAMGLLPGDTDVRYRIGFECSGVVSAVGAGVERLQAGDEVIAVDLRGGAFGSFLTLPAGAVAPIPFGIEPVAAAGLPIAFLTAWYALRSVARLAAGERVLIHSATGGTGLAAIAVARLLGAEVLATAGSEDKRRFLRGMGIRHVMDSRTLEFGVRTREATNGEGVDVVLNSLSGAAIRTGLETLRPFGRFVELGVRDIMADAPLGMLPLRHNVTLSTVDLIELHQNRPDTFDSVWKEVLGAFEEGRLKPLHCTEYPLPQATTAFRTMAAADHIGKLVLTVPDEGDAPAVLPERDMPVEEGGAYIVTGGLRGLGLATATWLAAHGAGHVVLNGRSAPTPEVARTLATVIGRTTKVSVVLGDIADPDVAQRLVSTAVTEGFPLRGVVHCAMVLDDAVITNVNDDQLERVWMPKVVGAWHLHHATEGHALDWFAAFSSMASLLGNPGQGAYAAANSWLDGFAAWRSGQGLPTVAVNWGPWGEIGVATDFSRRGYRTIPTDHGLAALRTLLAHRRVQTGVLPGPPDTWVPPAGRHLPFFSQVTGDAPQEAAAPPREDTEDIRARLTALPPGLARRAALEEHLAGHVRDVLRLGESSLDPQTPLKSLGFDSLLAMELRVRIDRSFAISLPRNFVWEHPTLAALAVGIAQHLGLELTAS